From the genome of Carettochelys insculpta isolate YL-2023 chromosome 23, ASM3395843v1, whole genome shotgun sequence:
TGATCCCTTAATAAATTATATGTAGATTTTAACTATTTGACCAGGGTGGGGGGTGCGAGAAGGAAATGCTATTTTATAAACTATTAATTGTTTATCTGGGTCATTCCTGGTTACACTCTATGCTCAAGAACAATACCAATTTGAGAACAGGAACCATGCCTTGGCATTAGAGTATTCTATTTCCATGGTCACATGCATCAAGTAGGCAAACTGTTAGCTCCAGAAATATGTTCAGAATTTTGAAATCAGGTCTGTGAAATTCTGTCTCTTAATTCAGCCTAACCTGAATTTACTGACTCAGCAGATGCTAAATAAATATAGTAGTTGTGACTGAGTTTCATCATTCAATGTTCTGACTAATATCAATGTAAATTTCATCACTGTTTTTGGCTACACTAGCAGCACACTCTGGGCTAAAGATATTTATAGGTTTCTCTGTGGTGCTTATCGTTGTAGCATGTCTACCTCACATCCCTGACTAAATTAATCTTCAGAACCCATTTTTGAGAAAAGGAAaaattatcttcattttacagataaggaaactgaggcacaacagtTAAAATTATCTGACTTTCCCATACATGCATCTTTGGACAACTCTGCAGCTCCTAGCCTCATGCTTACTTCACTAGGAATTACTAAACTAAAGTTTCTCAACTAATAGGCTGCGACTCTCAAAGGAACTAGGAGCAGTTACTAGATGTTGTAATAAAAATTTAAATCTACAGTAAAAATAAATCTTGCTTCCCATATATCCCTATTATAATGCATATGACTTATATTTACAGTACATTTAAGGTGGTCGTGAACACTTTTTTCTTTGAATAAGAAATTGATCACTTGAAAAGAAACACAGTTCTAGACCTTATTGCCCGCTGGCTTTTATTTATATACATGATGGAAAAAAGGTTACTTCCCAACAGAAAAATATCAAAGGAATTAAAATATTGGAATTACCTCAATTCCACATGTAAAAGGGACAAGGACCCCAGTCATCTTCATTCTCCCAAGTCAGCCAATTACTATTTGTCTGGCCTCTCATTCCCCTTTCCGAGAATCAAGACTTGCTTAGCAGAATACAGATTACTTTAGGTACTGAAAAAGACAGTTAAATCCTATCACCTAAAGTGAAAGGAGTCCTTGCACTCTACCTCTATTCCCTGATCTGAAGACAGGAATTTCTCTACTGAAATCACCTTCTGTTCTGATCCTTATTTTCTGTACTtccatatatatctatatatatcatTTGATGTAGCATTAAACAGATTAATTGTTCACCATATCTATGTTGCCATGTGCCTTTACTTGACCAGAATTTGTATTTATTAAAGAACTTTTATtacttattattttattattaattattattattatttctgagGTGTTTTTCAGATATGGACATTACTATTCACATTTTTATGTATGGGGAAACAGGCACAAATGCAAAGAAATTCAGTGAATGAGCTGTGAATTAAGTTTAAGTATCTTAAATCTCAGTCTCTTGCTCTAACTACTTGACACAGTACCCAACCGATATAGTTCCCAAGCTGAAGACAAGGAAACATCTGAGCAAGAAAAGAAGCAATCAAAGCAACTGCAATTATTATGCACACTGGCAACACGCATGGATTCCAAGTTTTTTTTGGATATAATTTACATCATAGAAAAGACCTCagaacacagaagaaaaaaaatgagaaacagAAGTTACGTGACCAAGGTCACTCACTGTCTACAGACAGCAATCAGTCAGAAGGTCTGCTTCCCAGTTTTTTTGTGCTAACTACTACAGTATACTGCCTTCTATTCCCAGCCACCTATCCGTACAAGGAGTTAATATAATTTATTTCTTATAATTCAGAAATAAGAGAAATGTGTTCTGTAGTTTCTAATACTGCAGCATGGAAATCACCTTCACAAGTCTGCTGACCTAAAGTTCATGAACACAGGAGTCCTTTACAGCTCTGTTAGGAGATATGAAGATTTTGAATCCATGCTCTGATGCACTGTAGTGACCCTCACTTAGTAACTGCAAAATCTGTTCCTGATTCCCCTCTGAAACTGATGGGGCAGAAGTGACCATGAAGAGGTTAAACTACTCACTCATTTCCCCACGTTGACTCAAGGGACAGTAACATTTGCTCCACACAAAGATGTCAGGCAATATGAACTTTCCCCTCCAATCTCAGCTGTAGCTAATTGTATTTCTACCCGCCCACACCATGGTCAGGCAGTGGCACATTCCCACAAACAAGACTGCCAGCTGCAATCACTTCCATAATTCCCTACATATAGGGGTTAGCTGGTTTTCTGGTTAGAGTCTAATTGCCTGTGTAGTTCTTGTTCTAGTAGCCAGCCATGCCTGTGGATTTCAGTGGTACCTGGAACCTTGTGAGCAATGACAACTTTGAAAACTACATGTTGGCTTTGGGTAGGTGAAAATTATACTAGTCTATACCCCAGGGTTTTGACTACAGCTAAAATCTGGAGATAGTTGatgttttccttttctgtgtggttggggaggaagggtaACCACTATCTATCTTACAGATAGACCTAACTTTCCTTTTCTATTCATGTGTATGAAAAGCACTAGTCTTAACTGTGTCTGGGGTGGGACACAATGTAATTGTTCACTACTATGCTGTTACTTGTAAGTGTCCTTGAGTCCTGTAGCATAGCTTCACATCCTTCTTTCACTTGTCTTTCTCATGGGACTCAAGTGTTGCTGCACTTGCCTGGGGATTTCTACTTGTGTGAGGGACTCTATCTGCAGCCTTCTCATCATTCTCTATCATCCTTACAAGAATAAGGGCTTTGTGGAAACATTCCCAAAAAACAAGTCTTACATCCAGTAATATCCTCTTTTAAAGAAGGTATGGAGAACTGTCTTTTATCACTGAAAACATCCTCGATCTTTCCAATTGCTCAAGTTCTGTTTAAATACCAGTGCTCCAGCCAGAACCCTATATAGGAGACTACTGATGCAAAATAACTTCAGTGGGATGACCTTCAATACTATGAGTACACTCTTAGTAGTCTTTTGTCTGGTTTGTTCTAGTAGCATCTGAACCCAAATAAGGGTAGACAGACCAAATTACATCTAGCACTGAGAAGACCCTAGGAGAGGAATTGGAAAGGATCTCAGTGCTGTAATAAAGCTGTGGTATAACAGCCAGTGTGGGTTTTGCCATTAGAGCCTGTAATAAAACTGTGCAAGCTGCTAAGAGGCTAGCAGTGTGGCTAATGGCCCTGAATCTGGCAAATGCTATCATTTAATCACATGAGATTTCAAGTTGGTCTAGACTGTTTTTTAGATGTTCCTTAACATTCTAAATGGCATCAAACTAACTAATCCAATATTGGTAGCATATCAAAGGCTTCTTCTAAAAGTAGCACCAGATCCTTGGTCTGAGGAGGAGGATCTTTAATTGCTGTTGAGGACTAATTATCAATGTTTGAGAGAGGGATTGTCCTCATTAATCATTCAATATGAAAACCCCTGTGTGTTCCAGGGTTAAAGATAAACTAATGCTAAGTCTCTTCAGCTTCTGCAGTGTAACAGTACACCAGATTCACCCCAGAGAGCTCTGTTTTTACTGCTTGTTTCTTtgcatggtggtggggggtggggtgtatcAAATCTTTGGACTCTTATAATAAATTCAATGCACACCATGCAGTGGGAGGCCTATTTTCTATTTTTACCTTGGTCCATTTCTATGCCAACAGTAgttaatagaaacacatggtatCTAAGCTACTGAGCTTCAATGCTAACGTTCCCTATCCTACAGGAAACTGCCCAAAATGTTAGAGCCTTGCTTGAACACATTGAATGAATGGGAGTttggtctacctctttctcctaTTGAGGAAGAACTGAGTTAAAAGTAATGGCTGCTCCCAAAAGACTATTAGCACAAAGTTGAGCTGAAGTGAGTTTGTAGCACTAGATTGAAATCACCCTTGCAATATGTGCCTCTAGGAAAGCTACCACATAGCAAATGTGGGAGGATTCTTTGCCTCTATCAAGCAggtctgctgctttctttttctAATTTAGTTTGCTCTAACCAGTGGTTAAATAGTATGGGTTCAAAGGACAGGGGAAGAAAAACATATCTAATGTGATTGCCCAGGGCATGGTAAAGAGACACTAGGGAAAAATGAAGCAACAGTTAGAAACAGCTATTTTACCAGACCATGGCACAGGCCTAAGGTGGATGATAGGATAGCCCTTCACAAATAACTTGAGTGATGCTGCTGAGGAAAAACCTCAATACTATCATCCCCttgagctagaagggacctccagaggtcagaGTCAGTCCTGTGCACTCAGTTTAACCATGAGACTTGGTCAAATGCTGCAACATAATGATCAGCCATACATGCTACTAATAGCTCTTCTCATTTAGAGACAAATATGGTGCAAAGTGGTATGTATGGCTACAATTCCCAGTGACAATCTAAGGGGTATATTGGGTTTTTAAATTAGCTGTTTATGGACCATATCTTCAGGCTATGACTGAAGAATGCAAGCAGTGGGTCAGTTAAGTGAAGGTCTCTTGGCATGTCACACAAAGCTCATTGTGCTGTTCTTAGAACTTCCAAAGTCCTAGCCTCAGGATGGCAATAGAAGCTTTATGGGTCTCACTCTTCTAAGTTTATATTCTGAGCTTGAAATGGGAGGATCAGTCTGAAGTCAAGACTGTATGATAAGTGTAAAGAAACAAATGTGTCCTCAAATCCAGAAAACTTTCTAGTGTCATCTTGTTACGAATGTTTCCATTGCCAATGAAATTAAACACTAATGTACAGTACCCAGAGCTACAAGTTCAAGGATATAACACCTTGCCAGAGACTGGCACTGAGTAGCTATTTCATAATTTGTATGAAATTAGTCACAGCTTGCCAACTTGCTAGAGATCATTGTTGCCTGGAAATGGGGTGAGCATAGACACTTGTGACCTGACATATGAACATTTAACACGTGTCAAAGTAAAACTAGACCTTTGGTGCAGCATGGTTAGAAGTAGTGTTCTCTCTTTGAAGGAAAAGGACAGATCTAGCTTGCCTTAAAGGCAAGGGTATTCATTGAACTACTTGAGGCAATGGCTTGGTTTGGCTGCCAAAACCATGTGTGTCAACACTAACTTGTAAAAGTTCCCCTCTAACTTGTGGGGTATGTGGGTGTGAACACCATGCCAGTAATCATCCAACAGAAGAACATGCCCTTAGGTGAGCAAATAGGACTACATAACAGGTGTTTAACTCCCCTGTCTAGTGACAAGATAAGCATGGGAATAACTAGAGTATAGCATTTTCCAGGTTATTGGATTCCTTTGATACAAAACAGTTGAACTGACACCTGCAGACCTCATTTGATGGAAGTCTTTAGTTGAGTCAACAAACCTAAAAGTCCAATTCTAACTTTGCTTCCAGCACAGCAGTAGCATCCATCAGATTATACTAATATAGCAGAAGTCAGTATAGTAAACCTGTACCCAGCAGTGGCACGCTATTGTGACTTGCCAATAGTGTAAGGTGACCCATCTAGTTGACCCTCTGCTATAGGCATTAAATCAAATCCTAGCAACCTAGCTTGGTAGCTGCTTAGTGTAGTGCGGCTCTGTGCTCCTCAAAGAGTAAAATGCTAGGTAGCCATGTCATTGAAGGAAGCTACTAAGACAGAGGGGCCTCTAGTGGAGCTCTAACAGAGCTCCACTAGCAGAACCCAAACCTGTATTGGCTCTGGGAAGCACTCTCTTGCAGGCAGCACTGTTAACATTGTAGCCTTGGACATGTAGGCTGGTAAGTTTACAATCATGGTTTTTAATGCCTTTAAGGTATTGACTTTGCAACTCGCAAGATTGCAAAAATGTTGAAGCCACAGAAGGTGATCAAACAGGAAGGTGATACATTCACCATTCAAACCACCAGCACTTTCAGAAGTTACTTTGTCCAGTTCAAAATTGGAGAGGAGTTTGAAGAAGACAATAAAGGCCTAGATAATAGAAAATGCAAGGTAAAAATCTGTAACCATTTAAATCGCAAGGTAAAAATCCACTGAACTGCTTGAACTGATCAGTGTTTGGGATCTTACACTTTTTGTATTCAAACTTTCAGAAGGAAAGCTTTAAGCTTcttgggagggggacagggactAGTGCAAATGGGAGATACCAATGAAGGTGGGTTTCACTCATGACCTAATGTTTCGTCTCTAATATGCCCCAGGACTACCTGTTTGTGAAACTTGAGGTAGTCCACTTCCTACAGAGCATGAAGCAGAAGCACTGGGTGGCAAGGGGAGGCACAAACTCTCCCTGATAAGAGAGAAGGGTTGAGGGGCTGTAAGAATGTGGTATTTGAGATTAAGACTAGTACATGTCTCTCAAATGCAGAGCGTGGTTACCTGGGACAATGACAAGCTTGTCTGTATCCAGACTGGAGATAAGAAGAACAGAGGCTGGACTCACTGGATTGAAGGAGATCAGCTGTATCTGGTATCGGTTAATTCAAATTTTGAGTAACTTAACAGTCGTGCAGGAGGGCTGTGGTTTAGGTTAAGTGGTCTGTTCCCATGCAATTCTCTGTAGCAGGTGCTGAGTGCTAACACATTCTTGGTACTGAGCAAgaagacagcctgccaacctcattctcaccagcaactatagaccacaacacagtaacgctaaacctgaaaccaatccctgcaacaaacctcactgccaactctgctcacatatctacatcaggacctaacatcaaccacaccatcaggagctctttcacctgcagatctactaatataatacatgtgCCATCACTTGCCAGCaattcccccactgcaacttataTTGGCCAAATGGAATAGTCTTATGTAaaagacataaatcagacatcgggaACAATAACCTACAAAAACCTGTGGAACGCgtcaatttccctggacactcagtaacagatttaaaagtagcagtcctacaaccaAAAGCAAAAAACTGCAAAGAactttcagagctgcaattaacTTGCGAATCTGActatcaaccaaggactgaaaaGAGTAGttagccccttacaaaagcagtttctctgctcttgatgtttgcacccccacatctcctctcccccaccccaaacaaatagaccttgtcagctctagccctcccctttactgaaacTCCCTTTCTAAAGCctcttctgaaaccaccccactcctgcatctgatgaagtaggtctctgccagcaaaagcttatgctccaaagtatgttagtctgtatcttcaaaaaccaagaagtcctgtgtcaccttaaagactaactcagctacctcagACTCTTCTGAAATGCTTCCGAGCAACTGTAGTATCGGAATCTGATTTAATTTCTAGCTCAGTTTTGTGCTGTGGCTTGGCATTGCTAAACTTAAAGAGCTGGTATTGTTTCTCCACCCTATTCTAGCATCTATGCCTATGGGATCTCTGGGTATTATAGCAGGGATGAAAGACTAAAAAGCAATAGTCCAGTAGGTCTTAAGTATTGCACAATGGATGCACTTCAAGTCATGTAAACTTGAACCTTCTTTACTTCACTAGTTCTCTGGCAAGTATTTTTCTTTCTGCCTTAGACCCCACAAGACCAAGATTACAATTGTCTGTCTGGTAGATATAACAAAGAAAACACTAGGACATGACTCTACAAACACCATAGTCACAGAAAGGTAGATGCCccaatctgaagtgggtctgccccatgaaaactcataaaactgtttaaagtgcaacatgacttcTTTGTGTGCACATAGCTACATGACCTAAAATGGAAAGAACAAGCTTCAGGGGGGGAACCTACCAGCATTCCCTCAACTTctcctgcccatggatggaaaatgtgACCATGCACCACCTGCAGAAACATGTGCTGCAGGCTGTGGACACCCTACTAGTCAACTGGACAGAACCTGAATTTCTCAAGGGTTGACACCCAAGCACTCTAGTTACGGGGAACAGGGGAACTTTCTTAGTATCTATGGCACTAAGATGGTGTTCTTTGACCTCCAGGGCCTGTCACTCCAAAAAGCAGTTGTGCAGCTTCTCTCTATAGACCTCAGGAAACTAAGTGTGGGTAACACATCTACACCATGATTTTAGGCTGTTGGTATGAAATTGGGGAAATGGTGTAACACAGGCAGATCAGTCAGTCTTCCCTGTCCTAGTTGGACTAGAAGAAAAATCAATAAGGATGTGTAGTCTAACACAGTACAGAGGCTCATTTTTAGAGCAAAATGATAAGTAAAAAGATTAGCTTTCAATACTTCTGACATTCAATAGTCTGAACTGCATGGGTGAGACAATGTTCTTAGAAGTCTGGAATGTCTGCAGATGTAGTAAGAGGTTTTGCATGAACAAAGTCCATGTTCCAAAAGCTTCATGGTGTTAAATGAAGTCTGAATGGGGATGACAGCAATACACATCACCACCTGTAGGTAGGGTATATTGAAGTATGTCTTGTTCTGGGATCCAACTTGCCACAACCTGCAATAGAGCATGGTGTAAGGCATAACTAATCTGGGTACTAGCTGCAGACTAGCAGCAAGGACACAAGCTCTAAGATGTTTGCCACTGTAAGTGACTTGGTGTAAACTAACTCCAATTACAGAAGTATGTAGCTGTCAAGGCAATGGTACACAAGTTAAATAACATCTTTATTCTCCCTTGCTAGGAGCTCCACTGTGAAGACCAAGTATGCAAACAGGTTTATAAGAGAGCCTGATGTAGTTCCAGCCCTTTGACACTTGAGAAGCACAGCTGTACAGAGCAGACTTCATGGAAGAGTTTTTTTGAGCAAGTATGTTTGCCTGGTTGTAAACAGGCCGTATGGAATCAAATCAGAAGATGTAACTGCTTGCACTAGTTGGAGTTCTGGCCTCATTAATAAACACTAGAAAAGAATCCTGTCTGATCCTTTTCTGTGTGTTGCTGTTCAGGGATGTAAGAAAAGGAGATGCACAAATAACTGAAGGCCTACCTAACCCTCAGAACTatgctggcttcccccagccatccAGCACGAAGTCTCTTATGATTTCAAAAGGTCAGTGTCCCACAAATCAGTAGATGTGATGTTAAACCCTAATTTCTGTGGTCTTGGTATCCCCTATGGCAGTACAGGGCATCCAAGAAATCAGAGCCATAGATGGTAGAAGCAGACATTCCAGTTAAGTCCCTAGAACAATGTTCCTCAAACTAGGGTCCAGGAGGGAAGTGAAGGATTGACTttctcccctccagctgtggcagaCAGCCTGCCGTAGCCAGCCTCTCCACCCTAGTTCTGCACAACTAGAAGTGGCCATCAGGTCTTTGTACCCTGGATGCAGCCATGAGGTGAGGGTTCAAGCACTGCTCCCTGCTTGCACACTGGACCCACAGATCCTGTGCTTCCTACACTATGGGCACTGCACAGAACCTCCCAGGCTGTTCCTTTCCAGGGCCATAATAAATACTGCTGGGACCCAGGCCCCCTATCCCTCATGTCAGAGCCTCCCTGCTCCACATCAAATCCATCAACCCCAGAGCCCTACTTGGAGCCTTAACTTTCACCCTGTGGCACAGGGGTGAGTGACAAAAGGTGGAGGGATAGGTCAAGCAGGGGGTTGTAcattacagaaggggcagggcagggatcccaaagttttttttttttaaaaacacgcTGCAGGCTGCTAAACTGAGGAGATCCTCCAAGGAGGAGCATTAACACTTCAAAGGACCAAAGCTGCTTACTGGAATGCAAGAGTTGTAGACCAAAGGAACCATTTCATTGACTCAAACTATTGTCAACATAAACACTCTGACATCACTAGAAGGACTTCAAAGTCCACTTTCTACCAGGCTGCTTTTAAGTTGTACTTTTGGTCATTAACTCAACATTTGATATGTTAATCTACATGTGGCTCCACCTAACTTCATAGGGTAACAAGAATGAGAGGTTTATAGTTTTGACTGAACAAATAGCTTACTTGTGGAGGCTCTGAATTGCACCCTTCCACTTAAGAAAAATAGAAACAGGAGAACTAGCTACTACTTTTGGCTTGTTGTAGTGGTTCCAGAATAACAAACAAACTGGTGGAAGTTACCTATTTTCTCAACAAAAGCAGcagcttttaatttaaaaaaaaatttggaggACAATCCTTAATTTAGACTTGgtcaataaaaataaacaaattgtcAGGTGTTCATGACCACAGCTGCCTTCTAGTTTCAGGTAGTCATGTAGAAATCAATTTAGTTTCAAGTACTTCATAGAAACAAACAGCTAAAACTCCAAGCAGTCTTTCTACAACTTGCATTCATAGGAACATGTGGTCCTACAACATTGATGCCATAATAGTTGGGCTCCATTTCTCTATATTGGCTCTTGCTTAAGAGCAAACTTGTGTCATCTGACATTCTTAATGATGACAAACTCCAACTAAGTCTGGCAGGAAAAGCTGTCTTATAACAAGTAGTCAATGTAAAATAGCTATTTAAATGAGAACTCAGAGCCCTGAACACTGGGTTCAGGGAAAATCTATGGTAAAGATGAAACTACTTAATCTCTGTGCcatgtggagtaccagggttatctacaagtctcttccccTTCACTccgtcttgggacaaaacttctaggcTCTAGGAGTACCCCAGTGTTTTCCTTCAATTGCAGTAGACCgtcatgttgtccgaggtcttcctcttctgcattttccttgcaggtttcatgtgagagcttgatggactatgatggttttctgagaatgtggcctagccattcctactttcttttgatttcaatgtcaattagttcttgtcctgctctgttacaAAGCTCCTCAGTTGTGAGGAAGTCTTgacatttaatgtgaaggatgtacctcagaatCTGTTtgaatgtctatagcttgtgatttgaagactttaagTATACGAGGTctctcatccatacaagagcacacttccCATTTGTgtttgaagatctgcagttttgtcctTGCAGATACTTTTGAACTCCATATTGGACAGTCTTGAATGCAGTTGTTGCtctccctgtcctggcactgatatccttatcaaTTTCTCCATCTCTGCCCCAATACTCCAAGTAGGTGAAccactccacatcttccaggtcaccccCTTCCAGAGTGAGGGTGGTGGCGTTGGACTGGTTGGTACTCATTTTCTTGGTCTTTCACTTGTTCATGCCCAGTCCACTCACTGAGGCAATTTTGTTTAACGTTTTGACCATTTCTTTCTGCTTTCATATTGGTGTGAAAGGACAACATCAGCAAAGATGAGCTTTTAGTTAAATCTTAAGGATTGCAGAGTTTCTGCAATATCCCTATATGCAAATTTTTAAAAGGAGGCTCTCAGCATTTCCATGTTCAAATCAGTCCAGTAGTTAATAATACCAGATAGGTGATATTCCACTCCTGCAGTAGAATTGCCACATTCATTTGGTTATAGTAAAAATACCTTATGTTGTTTTAAGAAGCCTAACAATGAAAAGCTGCAGGTTTTGGCAGCAGCGTGGATTTAAGTTACATTTTTGGTAACTAAAAATCAGTGACTGTACTTAAAGTCCACATAATTTTGGAATAAACACTATCAAACAtggtatcatttttttttttttttttgagaacttGTATAGCAGGGATTTCTCTCGGAAAACCTGACTTATTCTGAAGTTAAATAAGGAAACATATGGTATCATCATCATGGTCTTGTAGCCATGATCTCCCACAATAAGGTAGCCCTGCGATCCAATAAAAGTAAGAGAGGGTGTCAactctagattttttttcttactgcagctttctgtattgtatactcgAGTGATCAATTCTAAACCTAGTTAGTTAAACAAGCCCTGTGAATTATCTAAACTTATTTTCTAGCAACAATCAACACAGCAAGCAGCTTGGGCTTTCGCCTAACAGAGCACTCTTCTATGAAAGGCATGCAGAAAGTCctgaatgatgcattgcaaagtgaacaACTTAAGTCACTAACCAGTTGACCCAGTCAGCTATATCCACCTCATTGTCTCctaataagcagttttcctttatGATTCATTCTCGCAACTCAGCCTTGCAATATATTTGTGCAACATGTAGACTTgacacattttttccatttttaccccgtgaacaaatttcttcaaaacatTCTGATAGTCTCTCACACCCAAATGCCATGGGGGTTTTTCTGCGacaaaagtgtgggggaataaAGGAAGCTGTGGGTGTGCGttgaatgtcttccctttttctttttagaCCATTCCATTGAGGGCCATCAGAAAATGTAGGCATCAgtgttcctggaaggggtggctcctctggggtggagcattgAGCAGAAGGGGTAGGTCTAGGGCTTGCCTTccccagttgtgctttcacctgCTGCCCGTGACACCAATGTTGCTTTTTATGCTGCCTCaatcctttcttgtgtattgtctcTTTAGATAATGTCATAGCTCCTCTTCTATGGTTGGCCAAGACCCATCACCACTAAGCAAAGAAAAACAATCCTAGCCAGCTTGTCTGTTTGCACATTACCttttagttttctgaaaacagaaattgaaagcccagaactttcaagaagcaaaagCTAATCATTGGACTGGACAGATTAGGGATACTAATTCATTTTGCAACTGTAAGTATGTAGGGTATTTGTGatgatttaattgtaacttatttaAAATAAGACAGGTAGTaatgattttattaaaaaatactctaaaatttaattattttaaataaactttttacACCCCTCTGGCAGTTAGGGAGACTGGGTCCGGTGTTGGCCATCTggtgaaaaatgaatgacaaagtGAAGAAGAAAAGCCAGCATAAGTTATATTCAGTCGCTAAAGGCTGCCTTTACAACCACTAGCGTTAAACCACACTATTCAAGAgcataaatttgatttttctaGTGATGAGGTAGACTTTACAACCACAGACTACATGGGGTCTTCAGTGTGAATAGGTACATTTTA
Proteins encoded in this window:
- the RBP7 gene encoding retinoid-binding protein 7; this translates as MPVDFSGTWNLVSNDNFENYMLALGIDFATRKIAKMLKPQKVIKQEGDTFTIQTTSTFRSYFVQFKIGEEFEEDNKGLDNRKCKSVVTWDNDKLVCIQTGDKKNRGWTHWIEGDQLYLELHCEDQVCKQVYKRA